The following proteins are encoded in a genomic region of Strigops habroptila isolate Jane unplaced genomic scaffold, bStrHab1.2.pri NW_022045623.1_ctg1, whole genome shotgun sequence:
- the SMG9 gene encoding protein SMG9, producing the protein MSDSGQSPAPGGRRRWTRDKEPEGGGERREGGEEPAGLMQKTPIILAKPPGERPQAKAGPGPAPPPPAPPHVLMKARGEEGRGGGVASAGEGPAQAPPREREGGPRPTQPVYQLHGRGLPPPGAMDPVAGQSRLAAPEKMKTSIKLVDEQMNWCDSALEYLLEQTDVLVVGALGLQGTGKSTLLSLLAANQPDEDPRSFVFRPQGPELRERGGSQTGGIDFFITQERVVFLDTQPLLSPALLDHLINNDRKLPPEYGLPHTYIEMQSLQIAAFLFTVCHVVLLVQDWFTDLGLYRFLQTAEMVKPSTPSPGHEPSAGAEEPSEYYPHLGETHSATHTGAAPLFPLLGAFRGHGSFAALVARLRGRVLAAARAQLSHSLLTERSWFHYAARIWDGVKKSSALAEYGRLLG; encoded by the exons ATGTCGGACTCGGGGCAGAGCCCGGCCCCGGGCGGGCGGCGCCGCTGGACCCGGGACAAGGAGCCGGAGGGCGGTGGAGAGCGGCGG GAGGGGGGGGAGGAGCCCGCGGGGCTGATGCAGAAGACGCCGATTATCCTGGCCAAGCCCCCGGGGGAGCGG cctCAAGCAAAGGCGGGTccgggcccggccccccccccccccgcccccccccacGTGCTGATGAAGGCGCGGGGGGAGgaggggcgcggggggggcgtGGCCAGCGCGGGGGAGGGGCCAGCGCAGGCCCCGCCCCGCGAGAGGGAGGGGGGGCCCCGGCCCACCCAGCCCGTGTATCAGCTGCACGGCAGGGGGCTGCCCCCCCCCGGCGCCATGGACC CCGTGGCCGGCCAATCGCGGCTGGCGGCGCCGGAGAAGATGAAAACCAGCATCAAACTGGTGGACGAGCAGATGAACTGGTGCGACAGCGCCCTGGAG TACCTGCTGGAGCAGACGGACGTGCTGGTGGTCGGGGCTTTGGGGCTTCAGGGCACCGGGAAATCCAccctcctgtccctgctggCGGCCAACCAGCCCGACGAGGACCCCCG GTCGTTCGTGTTCCGGCCGCAGGGCCCGGAGCtgcgggagcggggggggagCCAGACCGGGGGCATCGACTTCTTCATCACGCAGGAGCGCGTCGTCTTCCTCGACACGCAG CCGCTGCTGAGCCCAGCGCTGCTCGATCACCTCATCAACAACGACCGGAAGCTGCCCCCCGAGTATGGGCTGCCCCACACCTACATCGAGATGCAG TCTCTGCAGATCGCCGCCTTCCTCTTCACCGTGTGCCACGTGGTGCTGCTCGTGCAGGATTGGTTCACTGACCTCGGCCTCTACCG GTTCCTGCAGACGGCCGAGATGGTGAAACCTTCGACCCCCTCCCCCGGGCACGAGCCCAGCGCCGGCGCCGAGGAGCCCTCCGAGTACTACCCACACCTGGGTGAGACCCACAGCGCGACCCATA CAGGCGCGGCGCCGCTGTTCCCGCTGCTGGGCGCGTTCCGGGGCCACGGCTCGTTCGCGGCGCTGGTGGCGCGGCTGCGGGGCCGGGTGCTGGCGGCCGCGCGTGCGCAGCTCTCCCACAGCCTGCTCACCGAGCGCAGCTG GTTCCATTACGCCGCCCGGATCTGGGATGGGGTGAAGAAATCCTCGGCCCTGGCCGAGTACGGGCGGCTGCTGGGCTGA